The Devosia sp. MC521 genome has a segment encoding these proteins:
- a CDS encoding cytochrome c oxidase assembly protein: MPQPTDYDLSYCGPAPTLADLATRWDFEPLLLTALALVALAGWHFLKHQPRAQMRAFWGAWSVAALLFISPLCALTVALVSARVSHHILLTMLVAPMLALALPIRLGQAIPALATLILATITLWFWHWPDLYTAAFAHPAVYWAMQATFLGSYTALWLVLLRSPNIFAAGLTALAAAIQMGFLGALLVFAPTPLYAPHLATSFAFGLTPLEDQQLAGLIMWVPANLPLLGVAVWRLVALLAPATQHGRADGQ, from the coding sequence ATGCCCCAGCCGACAGACTACGACCTGTCCTATTGCGGCCCCGCGCCCACACTCGCCGATCTGGCGACCCGCTGGGACTTTGAGCCGTTACTTCTCACCGCCCTCGCCCTTGTCGCCCTCGCGGGCTGGCATTTTCTTAAGCATCAGCCTCGCGCGCAAATGAGGGCCTTCTGGGGTGCGTGGTCGGTCGCGGCTCTACTCTTTATCTCCCCGCTGTGTGCACTCACCGTGGCCCTCGTCTCGGCCCGTGTTAGCCACCACATCCTCCTCACCATGCTCGTTGCGCCCATGCTGGCCTTAGCTCTGCCAATACGGCTGGGGCAGGCCATACCAGCTCTCGCAACACTCATCCTCGCCACCATCACACTCTGGTTCTGGCATTGGCCTGATCTTTACACTGCGGCATTCGCCCACCCGGCCGTCTACTGGGCCATGCAGGCGACCTTTCTGGGCAGTTATACTGCGCTCTGGCTCGTGCTTTTACGCAGCCCAAACATTTTCGCCGCAGGCCTCACCGCCTTGGCCGCCGCCATTCAAATGGGGTTTTTGGGTGCTCTTTTGGTCTTCGCGCCAACCCCACTCTACGCACCGCATTTGGCAACGAGCTTTGCCTTCGGCTTAACGCCGCTCGAGGATCAGCAACTAGCGGGGCTCATCATGTGGGTTCCAGCCAATCTACCGCTCCTAGGCGTTGCCGTTTGGCGGCTTGTGGCACTCCTCGCCCCCGCCACCCAGCACGGGCGCGCCGATGGGCAGTGA
- a CDS encoding Maf-like protein, whose amino-acid sequence MASRPELILASASPRRLALLNQVGIEPEHLVPAHVDETPEKGELPRKLAQRLADLKAITAQHKARIAGYGDTGLVLGADTVVAVGRRILPKAETMEEAAECLRLLSGRAHRVYTGITLLTPSGAKRQRLVETRIRFKRLSNKEMEAYLASAEWRGKAGGYAIQGIAGSFVVKLVGSYSAVVGLPLHETTQLLAGDGYPVHFNWLNQSSVSGV is encoded by the coding sequence GTGGCCAGTCGTCCGGAACTCATTCTGGCGTCCGCATCGCCTCGTCGTTTGGCATTGCTCAACCAGGTCGGCATCGAGCCGGAACATCTGGTGCCAGCCCATGTCGACGAAACCCCTGAGAAGGGGGAGTTGCCGCGAAAGCTCGCACAACGTCTGGCAGACCTGAAAGCGATCACCGCACAGCACAAGGCTCGTATCGCCGGATATGGCGACACCGGCCTGGTGCTGGGCGCGGATACAGTGGTTGCTGTGGGGCGGCGCATTCTGCCAAAGGCAGAAACAATGGAAGAAGCTGCAGAATGCCTGCGGCTGCTTTCGGGGCGCGCCCACCGTGTTTACACCGGCATCACGCTGCTCACCCCATCAGGGGCGAAACGTCAGCGTCTGGTTGAGACACGCATTCGCTTCAAGCGTCTCTCCAATAAAGAGATGGAAGCCTATCTTGCCAGCGCCGAATGGCGGGGCAAGGCAGGGGGCTATGCTATTCAGGGCATTGCCGGGTCTTTCGTCGTTAAACTCGTCGGCTCCTACTCAGCCGTCGTGGGCCTGCCCTTGCACGAAACCACGCAGCTTTTGGCTGGCGATGGCTATCCCGTGCATTTTAACTGGCTCAACCAATCCAGCGTTTCTGGCGTCTAA
- a CDS encoding DUF2231 domain-containing protein, with amino-acid sequence MGENTRQAEEREIEREEAPPEAHSDHPNPQIRQVADKDISSAIAVAGHPIHAMLVHFPIAFVMATLGVDIFYWWSANPFWLEVGMWAAGAAFVFGVLAAIVGTLELLAVPGIRVRVASWNHAIAAMVMLAIVAANAGLRITNPETVLPGGLMLSLLSAMAAGFAGWHGGKLVFDHGIGTVISTRQ; translated from the coding sequence ATGGGCGAGAACACGCGGCAGGCGGAAGAGCGGGAAATCGAGCGCGAAGAAGCGCCCCCCGAGGCCCATTCGGATCATCCCAATCCGCAAATTCGCCAAGTGGCTGACAAGGACATTAGTTCGGCCATTGCGGTGGCGGGACACCCCATCCACGCCATGCTGGTGCATTTCCCTATCGCCTTCGTCATGGCAACGCTGGGCGTCGATATTTTCTACTGGTGGTCGGCCAATCCGTTTTGGCTGGAAGTTGGCATGTGGGCGGCGGGTGCGGCCTTTGTTTTCGGTGTGCTCGCGGCAATCGTTGGCACGCTCGAATTGCTGGCCGTGCCGGGCATTCGGGTGCGTGTTGCCAGCTGGAACCACGCCATCGCCGCCATGGTCATGCTGGCCATTGTCGCCGCCAATGCCGGGCTGCGCATCACCAACCCCGAGACGGTTTTGCCCGGCGGACTGATGCTGTCGCTGCTCAGCGCCATGGCTGCGGGTTTTGCCGGGTGGCACGGGGGCAAGCTGGTGTTTGATCATGGCATCGGCACCGTCATTTCCACCCGCCAGTGA
- the hisD gene encoding histidinol dehydrogenase, with amino-acid sequence MPVRLDSAASDFEAQFVALLSGKREASQDVNDIVASIIADVRDRGDAAVVELTNKFDRANVTAQTLRFTAEEIATASAQVPENVRAALQTAHDRIKSHHEKQKPVDHLYTDDLGVTLGSRWTAVDAVGIYVPGGLASYPSSVLMNAVPAKVAGVERIAMVVPTPNGEVNPAVLCAAQIAGVTEIYRVGGAQAVAALAYGTDTIARVDKVVGPGNAFVAAAKRQVFGQVGIDMIAGPSEVLVIADSSANPAWVAADLIAQAEHGGGAQSILVTTDAALADAVEAEVLRQIAILPKSAIAGEGWEEFGVVITVPDLDTAIELGNRIASEHVEMAVNEPEALVAKIRHAGAIFMGHHTPEAIGDYVGGSNHVLPTARTARFASGLGVLDFVKRTSILGCTPSSLSALSEAAVTIAEVEGLAGHGRSISIRLNR; translated from the coding sequence ATGCCCGTTCGCCTCGACAGCGCCGCGTCCGATTTTGAAGCCCAATTTGTGGCGCTCCTGTCGGGCAAGCGTGAAGCCAGCCAAGACGTCAACGATATCGTCGCCTCCATCATCGCTGATGTGCGCGACCGTGGTGACGCTGCGGTTGTTGAGCTGACCAATAAGTTTGATCGCGCCAATGTGACAGCGCAAACGCTGCGCTTTACCGCTGAGGAAATTGCTACCGCGTCAGCGCAGGTTCCGGAAAATGTGCGTGCGGCCCTGCAGACCGCGCATGACCGCATCAAGTCGCACCACGAAAAGCAAAAGCCGGTCGATCATCTCTATACCGATGATCTTGGGGTGACATTGGGCAGTCGTTGGACTGCGGTGGACGCTGTTGGCATTTATGTTCCGGGTGGTCTGGCCTCTTATCCATCCTCTGTTTTGATGAATGCTGTTCCGGCCAAGGTTGCGGGCGTTGAACGCATCGCCATGGTCGTGCCAACGCCAAATGGCGAAGTGAACCCAGCGGTGCTCTGTGCTGCGCAAATTGCGGGCGTGACAGAGATCTACCGAGTTGGTGGGGCGCAGGCTGTTGCCGCGCTCGCCTACGGCACCGACACCATCGCGCGTGTCGACAAGGTGGTCGGCCCGGGCAATGCCTTTGTGGCGGCAGCCAAGCGCCAGGTTTTTGGCCAAGTCGGCATCGACATGATCGCCGGACCATCCGAAGTGCTCGTCATCGCAGACAGTTCAGCGAACCCAGCTTGGGTTGCTGCCGATTTGATCGCGCAGGCTGAACATGGTGGTGGTGCACAGTCCATTCTGGTCACGACCGATGCAGCGCTGGCTGATGCGGTCGAAGCTGAAGTTTTGCGCCAGATCGCTATTCTGCCGAAGTCCGCGATTGCGGGCGAAGGCTGGGAAGAGTTTGGCGTGGTCATCACCGTGCCGGATCTGGACACTGCCATTGAGTTGGGCAATCGCATTGCCTCTGAACACGTGGAGATGGCGGTCAATGAGCCTGAGGCGCTGGTGGCCAAGATTCGCCACGCCGGCGCGATTTTCATGGGCCATCACACGCCAGAAGCTATCGGTGACTATGTTGGTGGCTCGAATCACGTTTTGCCAACAGCTCGTACGGCGCGCTTCGCCTCGGGGCTCGGTGTGCTGGACTTTGTGAAACGCACCTCGATTTTGGGCTGCACGCCCTCATCGCTGTCGGCATTGTCTGAGGCCGCAGTGACCATTGCCGAGGTCGAAGGCCTCGCGGGGCATGGTCGCTCGATTTCTATACGGTTGAACCGTTGA
- the murA gene encoding UDP-N-acetylglucosamine 1-carboxyvinyltransferase — protein MDRIRLVGGNELRGEIPISGAKNAALPLMIASLLSDEPLVLHNVPRLADVKQLERILENHGVDIAVHGRRRGEEEGVGQRMTFHAADIVDTTAPYDLVSKMRASFWVIGPLLARCHEARVSLPGGCAIGTRPVDLFLTGLRALGASIEIDEGYVVARAPAGGLVGATVNFPKVSVGATHTILMAATLAKGTTVIENAAQEPEITNVAECLVAMGAKISGIGTRTLTIEGVERLHGATVEVIPDRIETGTFAMAAAMTGGDVLLRGARADHLQSALTILGQTGVELITESNGIRVRRNGSPILPVHVETEPFPGFPTDLQAQFMALMTMSNGVSEIRETIFENRYMHVAELVRFGADISVNGQVATITGKPQLKGAQVMATDLRASVSLVIAGLAAKGETVVNRIYHLDRGFERLEDKLSRCGAEIERLAG, from the coding sequence ATGGATCGTATTCGTTTGGTCGGCGGCAATGAGCTTCGGGGCGAAATCCCGATCTCGGGCGCGAAGAACGCTGCACTGCCACTGATGATTGCGTCGTTGCTGAGCGATGAACCTTTGGTTCTCCACAACGTCCCGCGCCTTGCGGACGTTAAGCAGCTTGAACGCATCCTAGAAAATCACGGCGTTGATATCGCCGTTCACGGTCGTCGTCGCGGCGAAGAAGAAGGCGTGGGTCAGCGTATGACCTTCCATGCCGCTGATATCGTCGACACAACCGCTCCCTATGATCTTGTCTCCAAGATGCGCGCCAGCTTCTGGGTTATTGGCCCGCTGCTGGCCCGTTGCCACGAAGCGCGTGTTTCCCTGCCGGGCGGTTGCGCTATCGGTACCCGTCCTGTCGATCTGTTCCTGACAGGTCTGCGCGCGCTGGGTGCCTCGATCGAGATTGACGAGGGTTATGTTGTTGCCCGCGCACCAGCCGGTGGCTTGGTCGGCGCAACTGTCAATTTCCCCAAGGTGTCGGTCGGTGCGACGCACACGATTCTGATGGCGGCGACCCTGGCAAAGGGCACGACTGTTATTGAGAACGCGGCGCAAGAACCGGAAATCACCAATGTCGCCGAATGCTTGGTTGCCATGGGCGCTAAGATTTCGGGCATTGGCACACGCACGCTGACCATTGAAGGCGTTGAGCGTCTGCATGGTGCAACCGTGGAAGTGATTCCGGACCGTATCGAAACCGGCACTTTTGCCATGGCGGCCGCAATGACCGGTGGCGATGTGCTGCTGCGTGGCGCACGCGCCGATCATTTGCAGTCGGCACTGACCATTCTGGGTCAGACCGGGGTTGAGCTGATTACTGAAAGCAATGGCATTCGTGTGCGCCGCAATGGCTCGCCGATCTTGCCAGTGCATGTCGAAACGGAGCCATTCCCAGGCTTCCCCACCGATTTGCAGGCGCAGTTCATGGCGCTCATGACCATGAGCAATGGCGTCAGCGAAATCCGCGAAACCATTTTCGAGAACCGCTACATGCATGTGGCAGAACTCGTGCGCTTTGGCGCTGATATCTCGGTCAATGGTCAGGTCGCAACGATCACCGGCAAGCCCCAGCTTAAGGGCGCACAGGTGATGGCAACTGATCTGCGCGCTTCGGTGTCGCTGGTCATCGCTGGTCTGGCGGCGAAGGGTGAAACGGTTGTGAACCGTATTTACCACCTCGACCGTGGGTTTGAGCGTCTTGAAGACAAGCTCAGCCGTTGCGGCGCAGAGATCGAGCGTCTGGCTGGCTAA
- the coxB gene encoding cytochrome c oxidase subunit II, protein MLAGCTGELSTLDPAGPRAENLAALWWVMFYGAAILFVLVLALFALVYLRPHWAQKISPRQWIIGGGLILPIPVLTVLTGTALFLGEQLLPKGDAPLVIGVEAQQWAWTISYPAAPNMPESSTLHIPSGVPVDLEITSRDVIHSFWIPRLGGKIDAIPGKTNRFRIEASKPGVYWGTCAEYCGIGHDTMQMRVEAHTPEDFAELMETAP, encoded by the coding sequence GTGCTAGCCGGTTGCACAGGCGAGCTCTCTACCCTCGACCCTGCAGGTCCGCGCGCCGAAAATCTGGCAGCGCTGTGGTGGGTGATGTTCTATGGCGCAGCCATACTCTTTGTTTTGGTTTTAGCGCTCTTTGCGCTGGTCTATCTGCGGCCCCATTGGGCGCAAAAGATTAGCCCACGCCAATGGATCATCGGTGGCGGTCTCATTCTGCCTATTCCGGTCCTGACAGTCCTCACCGGCACGGCGCTTTTTCTCGGCGAGCAATTGCTGCCAAAAGGCGATGCGCCCCTCGTCATTGGCGTCGAGGCGCAGCAATGGGCTTGGACAATATCCTATCCCGCAGCCCCCAATATGCCCGAGAGCTCGACCCTCCACATTCCTTCCGGCGTGCCCGTTGATTTGGAGATCACCTCAAGGGACGTGATCCACAGTTTCTGGATCCCCCGCCTCGGCGGCAAGATCGACGCTATTCCCGGCAAGACCAATCGCTTCCGCATCGAGGCCAGCAAGCCCGGCGTCTATTGGGGCACCTGCGCCGAATATTGCGGCATCGGTCATGACACCATGCAAATGCGCGTCGAGGCCCACACGCCCGAAGACTTCGCCGAACTGATGGAGACTGCGCCATGA
- the infA gene encoding translation initiation factor IF-1: MAKEEVLEFPGVVTELLPNATFRVKLENEHEIIAHTAGRMRKNRIRVLAGDKVLCEMTPYDLTKGRITYRFK; this comes from the coding sequence ATGGCCAAGGAAGAAGTGCTCGAGTTTCCGGGCGTGGTCACCGAATTGCTACCCAACGCGACGTTCCGCGTGAAGCTAGAGAATGAGCATGAAATCATCGCTCATACTGCTGGCCGTATGCGTAAGAACCGTATTCGCGTTCTCGCAGGCGACAAGGTTCTTTGCGAAATGACGCCTTACGACCTGACCAAGGGTCGTATCACCTATCGCTTTAAGTAA
- a CDS encoding ABC transporter substrate-binding protein, translated as MRLSYRVLCLSVAGLLSGFALSTPALAQVAQVVSATDAERVVQHAKGETTIPVAPERIVTLHNVFAEALISMGLAPIGSVDRPSGMPSQLVDGLAATETVGNHSEPDFERVLNLNPDLILAQAKQQESNYERLTGIAPTILLDEPEADWREWYVGLGDALGQADAVKATLEAYEAKAAAAKTELQAALGEQTILLLRVREKDIRVYGGARRSGPVLYQDLGLTAHESVSMADDHAEVSLENLTQLTADHIFLMVEDENKMSSIEEMDLWKRLPAVAAGHVYEVNIEPWNQSVGPISFGVIIDDVRAALL; from the coding sequence GTGAGATTGTCATACCGGGTGTTGTGTTTGTCTGTAGCGGGACTGCTGTCTGGCTTTGCCCTCTCGACGCCGGCTTTGGCGCAAGTGGCTCAGGTGGTCAGTGCAACCGATGCCGAACGTGTCGTTCAGCACGCGAAAGGCGAGACCACTATTCCCGTCGCCCCAGAGCGCATTGTCACCTTGCACAATGTCTTTGCTGAAGCGTTGATCTCCATGGGCCTGGCTCCGATTGGTTCGGTTGATCGCCCCTCCGGCATGCCATCGCAACTGGTCGACGGCCTAGCGGCCACTGAGACCGTGGGAAACCATTCCGAGCCCGACTTTGAGCGCGTGCTCAACCTCAATCCCGATCTGATTTTAGCGCAAGCCAAGCAGCAGGAGAGCAATTACGAGCGGCTCACCGGCATAGCACCGACTATTCTGCTGGATGAACCGGAAGCAGATTGGCGTGAATGGTATGTCGGGCTCGGGGATGCGCTTGGCCAGGCGGACGCGGTTAAGGCAACGCTAGAGGCTTACGAAGCCAAGGCCGCTGCAGCTAAGACCGAACTGCAGGCCGCGCTGGGCGAGCAGACCATTTTGCTACTGCGCGTGCGCGAAAAGGACATTCGCGTTTATGGCGGCGCCCGTCGGTCTGGCCCAGTGCTCTATCAAGACTTGGGTTTGACGGCGCATGAGAGCGTTTCAATGGCGGATGACCATGCCGAGGTCTCGCTTGAAAACCTCACCCAGCTCACGGCCGACCATATTTTCCTAATGGTCGAAGACGAGAACAAAATGTCCTCGATTGAAGAGATGGACCTTTGGAAGCGTCTCCCAGCCGTTGCGGCAGGGCATGTCTACGAAGTGAATATTGAACCCTGGAACCAGTCGGTCGGCCCGATCAGTTTCGGTGTGATCATCGACGACGTGCGCGCTGCGCTTCTCTAA
- a CDS encoding FAD-binding oxidoreductase yields MLTRRLFLTTSLASLTAFGLLPAKAEVFFVEPSAVSADQWAVLKKLLGDQLVSPTDSAFANAALPNNLRFEAVRPQAVAYCRTAQMVAEVVLWCRDNAVPFAIRGGGHSYAGYSTSAGLIIDMADMGDIAFDPPSGVATIGAGAINSAIYAALDEAGRTITHGRCPTVGVSGFLLGGGIGFNMRRFGIGCDHVVGAEIVTSDGKVLQLSQTENADLFWAVRGGAGGNFGVMTKWQLQTHPADESLTVFRMVWRDNVLDVATKLFETLDAAPTTIGTRVSLGALNQTMANRGRQVPLTLLGQFAGPKEAFLELMQPVLEIGTPDFEAVEENAYWAAQDFLAEEGEPAYYRERSTFHQSSPDRAFLASAIEKMANWPGTGSSGNLVFFQTGGQVNTVRSDATAFVHRTSHWLSTANLSWSEDDATKPAIVDAACAWQDDLYSVVTSADTKGAFQNFPDPSLSDWRTRYYGENLPRLEAIKTATDPEKLFRFEQSL; encoded by the coding sequence ATGCTGACCCGTCGTCTTTTTCTCACCACCAGCTTGGCGTCGCTCACCGCCTTCGGCCTGCTCCCCGCCAAAGCGGAAGTGTTTTTCGTTGAGCCCAGCGCGGTTTCTGCAGATCAATGGGCGGTATTGAAAAAGCTTCTCGGCGATCAGCTGGTTTCCCCAACCGACTCAGCCTTTGCCAATGCGGCCCTGCCCAATAATCTTCGTTTCGAAGCGGTCAGGCCCCAAGCCGTCGCCTATTGCCGAACGGCTCAAATGGTGGCGGAGGTCGTTCTGTGGTGTCGCGACAATGCGGTGCCCTTCGCAATCCGAGGGGGCGGCCATTCCTACGCTGGCTACTCCACCAGTGCCGGCCTCATTATCGACATGGCCGATATGGGCGATATTGCTTTTGACCCACCAAGCGGGGTCGCCACCATTGGTGCGGGCGCGATCAATTCTGCCATTTACGCTGCGTTGGATGAAGCGGGGCGCACCATCACCCACGGCCGCTGCCCCACTGTCGGTGTTTCCGGTTTCCTGCTCGGCGGCGGCATTGGTTTCAACATGCGCCGCTTCGGCATCGGGTGTGATCATGTTGTGGGCGCTGAAATCGTCACCTCCGACGGCAAAGTTCTACAACTCTCTCAAACCGAGAACGCCGATTTGTTCTGGGCTGTGCGCGGCGGCGCAGGCGGCAATTTTGGCGTGATGACCAAGTGGCAGCTACAGACCCACCCCGCCGATGAAAGCTTGACGGTCTTCCGCATGGTCTGGCGCGACAATGTTCTGGACGTCGCCACCAAGCTCTTCGAGACGCTCGATGCGGCCCCAACAACCATCGGCACGCGCGTCTCGCTGGGCGCGTTGAACCAAACTATGGCTAACCGTGGCCGACAAGTGCCTTTGACGCTCCTCGGGCAGTTTGCAGGGCCTAAGGAGGCCTTCCTGGAGCTGATGCAGCCCGTGCTTGAGATCGGCACACCCGATTTCGAGGCTGTCGAGGAAAACGCCTATTGGGCGGCCCAAGATTTTCTCGCCGAAGAAGGTGAACCCGCCTACTACCGCGAGCGCTCGACCTTCCACCAGAGCTCACCCGACCGGGCGTTTCTGGCGAGCGCCATTGAGAAAATGGCCAACTGGCCCGGCACCGGTTCCTCGGGCAATCTGGTCTTTTTCCAGACGGGCGGCCAAGTGAACACTGTTCGCAGCGACGCGACGGCCTTTGTTCATCGAACCAGCCACTGGCTCAGCACAGCAAATCTGAGCTGGTCGGAAGATGACGCCACAAAGCCTGCGATTGTCGATGCCGCCTGCGCTTGGCAGGACGACCTCTATAGCGTGGTCACAAGCGCTGACACCAAGGGCGCGTTCCAGAATTTTCCTGACCCAAGCCTATCCGATTGGCGGACCCGCTATTACGGCGAAAACCTGCCACGCCTTGAAGCCATCAAAACCGCGACTGATCCCGAAAAACTCTTCCGCTTCGAGCAGTCGCTGTAG
- the yacG gene encoding DNA gyrase inhibitor YacG — translation MAEKAEALCPICGRAPAAEKFKPFCSRRCADVDLNRWLSGAYVIPAKDDEPLPDFDAET, via the coding sequence ATGGCCGAGAAAGCTGAAGCACTGTGCCCTATCTGCGGTCGGGCCCCGGCCGCAGAAAAATTTAAGCCCTTTTGCTCGCGTCGCTGCGCGGACGTAGATCTCAACCGCTGGCTTTCGGGCGCCTATGTCATCCCGGCAAAGGATGACGAACCTCTCCCCGATTTCGACGCAGAAACTTAA
- a CDS encoding response regulator transcription factor: MRILIADDHAMFGSALHYLLQASDPDCVVKAVTSVAQLLGLLKTEALPDLVLLDYSMPDTDGIRAVAQLRELYPDLPVAILSGHTDNVLVKSALDKGARGWIPKNLTPKTLIHALRLILDGERFVPPELLVAPAEQVLSEREGEVALLLAEGKSDKIIADRLGIEPSTVKVHVRRILQKSGATNRAHFAALNR; encoded by the coding sequence ATGCGCATTCTGATTGCAGACGACCACGCCATGTTTGGTTCAGCGCTTCATTATCTCTTGCAGGCAAGTGATCCTGATTGCGTGGTGAAGGCGGTGACGAGCGTCGCGCAGTTGCTGGGATTGCTCAAGACTGAAGCCCTGCCGGATCTGGTTCTGCTGGACTATTCCATGCCTGATACGGATGGGATTAGAGCCGTCGCGCAATTGCGCGAACTCTATCCAGATTTGCCCGTAGCGATTTTGTCGGGGCACACGGACAACGTTCTGGTCAAATCAGCGCTCGATAAGGGCGCGCGCGGCTGGATCCCGAAAAACCTGACGCCCAAAACACTGATTCATGCGCTGCGGCTGATTTTGGATGGCGAACGCTTTGTCCCGCCAGAACTGTTGGTGGCGCCTGCGGAACAGGTTTTGTCTGAGCGGGAAGGGGAAGTGGCGCTGCTGCTCGCTGAAGGCAAGTCGGACAAGATTATTGCCGACCGTTTGGGCATCGAACCATCGACGGTGAAAGTGCACGTGCGCCGTATTCTGCAAAAATCTGGAGCGACCAATCGCGCGCATTTTGCGGCGCTGAACCGTTAG
- a CDS encoding CopD family protein: MGSDLLLIWLKFAHVGSIALWSAGLICLPVLYAQRKALVDEPLHRLHNFTRLFYIALVSPAAFVAIGSGTALIILQGTYENWFSAKLFAVSIMTGIHIFTGLTILKLFEPNKSYPLWRMVFVITLTVIVILAILTLVLGKPRLEWPEFFITHFSPGKLREIASDLTGGWK; the protein is encoded by the coding sequence ATGGGCAGTGATCTCCTGCTCATCTGGCTCAAGTTCGCCCATGTCGGCTCCATTGCCCTATGGTCCGCCGGGCTCATCTGCCTGCCCGTGCTTTATGCGCAACGCAAAGCCCTCGTCGACGAGCCGCTCCACCGCCTCCACAACTTCACGCGCCTTTTCTATATCGCGCTGGTTTCGCCAGCCGCCTTCGTCGCCATAGGTTCGGGCACGGCGCTGATCATCCTTCAGGGGACCTATGAAAATTGGTTCTCGGCCAAACTTTTTGCCGTTTCCATCATGACCGGCATCCACATTTTCACCGGTCTCACCATTCTCAAGCTTTTCGAGCCGAATAAATCCTATCCTCTTTGGCGCATGGTTTTCGTCATCACCCTGACGGTGATCGTCATCCTCGCCATTCTCACCCTTGTTCTGGGCAAGCCGCGCCTTGAGTGGCCCGAATTTTTCATCACCCACTTCAGCCCCGGCAAGCTTCGTGAAATCGCCTCAGACCTCACTGGCGGGTGGAAATGA
- a CDS encoding UPF0262 family protein, with translation MGTEPVTKDTNRLVTVTLDPNTITSINPDEVHEWRIAIYDLLEDNTFRPARVSAEGPYALHVSIIGNSIVLDVRDPENFKPIAAHYLSLTPFRRLIRDYFRIREAYYEAIRSAQPFQIETVDMARRGLHNEAAELLRTRLDNKIIIDLNTARRLFTLICAVQPYASRIDEATSELPTVLFVCSMNSVRSPIAAALARQAFPGRIIARSVGVNGGKADQFVHEVMEDVGIDMSVHTPHILDELVANKFDLVITLSDDAPDAVARKGLEAKAVEHWQVEDPSLVEGSRALVLDAYRGLRDQLRRRVRERLEPLVSGGSQNN, from the coding sequence ATGGGCACAGAGCCGGTGACCAAGGACACCAATCGTCTGGTCACCGTCACGCTCGACCCTAACACCATCACCTCGATCAATCCTGACGAGGTGCATGAGTGGCGCATTGCCATTTATGATCTGCTTGAGGACAACACCTTCCGGCCCGCACGCGTTTCGGCGGAAGGACCTTATGCTCTGCACGTGTCGATTATCGGCAATTCGATCGTTTTAGACGTCCGCGACCCAGAGAATTTTAAGCCCATTGCTGCCCATTATCTCTCGTTGACGCCGTTTCGCAGACTTATCCGCGACTATTTTCGCATCCGCGAAGCCTATTATGAGGCCATTCGTTCGGCGCAACCGTTCCAGATCGAGACCGTCGATATGGCGCGGCGCGGTCTGCACAACGAGGCAGCAGAGCTCTTAAGGACGCGGCTCGACAATAAGATCATCATCGATCTCAACACCGCGCGCCGCCTGTTTACGCTGATTTGCGCCGTGCAACCCTATGCCTCCCGCATTGACGAAGCGACCAGCGAACTGCCCACAGTGCTGTTTGTCTGCTCAATGAATTCGGTGCGCTCGCCGATCGCTGCAGCGCTTGCGCGCCAAGCCTTCCCAGGCCGAATAATTGCCCGTTCTGTGGGGGTTAACGGTGGTAAGGCCGACCAATTCGTCCATGAGGTCATGGAGGACGTTGGTATTGATATGAGCGTTCATACGCCCCATATTCTGGACGAACTGGTTGCCAACAAGTTCGATCTTGTTATCACACTGTCTGATGACGCCCCCGATGCTGTGGCTCGCAAGGGCCTTGAAGCAAAAGCGGTGGAGCACTGGCAGGTGGAAGACCCCTCCCTTGTAGAGGGAAGTCGCGCTCTCGTTTTGGATGCCTATCGAGGTTTGCGCGATCAATTGCGACGTCGTGTTCGCGAACGCTTGGAACCTTTGGTTTCCGGTGGTTCACAAAACAATTGA
- a CDS encoding DUF2948 family protein has protein sequence MTDLKLLALDSEDLEVVSAHVQDAVIRVSDMGYAKGDKRFALLMNRFDWTADQPRSKGLRKRTGMHFEHVTNTAFAGFDPASPEGVVSLLAVTFEEQNAPAGIVELRFAGGGTVRLTVDCLEARLADLGAAWAATARPAHSLD, from the coding sequence ATGACCGACCTCAAGCTGCTCGCGCTCGATAGCGAAGACCTCGAAGTTGTTTCCGCACATGTGCAGGACGCCGTTATTCGCGTTTCTGACATGGGCTATGCCAAGGGCGATAAGCGTTTCGCCCTGCTGATGAACCGTTTTGATTGGACCGCCGATCAACCGCGGAGCAAAGGCCTGCGCAAGCGCACGGGGATGCATTTCGAGCACGTGACCAACACTGCATTTGCGGGCTTTGATCCGGCCTCGCCTGAAGGCGTGGTGTCCTTGCTGGCCGTTACCTTCGAAGAGCAAAATGCGCCTGCGGGCATCGTTGAGCTGCGCTTTGCCGGTGGTGGCACTGTGCGCCTGACGGTCGATTGCCTTGAAGCGCGCTTGGCCGATCTTGGTGCCGCCTGGGCAGCGACTGCGCGCCCGGCCCACTCCCTAGACTAA